The DNA window TCATAGTTGTTTTGAACAACTTTCCCATCTACCTTTTCATAGTATGTAACCTGTTCCTGACCAGCAACATCCTCTTCGATCTGCCTCAAGGAAATAGCCCTATAGCCTTCCACCCCAGGACCTTCGATGGTAAAGGTTGCGCCAGTTATGGCATCTATATTATATGGAGCCCCAACATAGCTAATGTGCTTATAGGGTGAATCCTTGCTAATTCCTTGGCTAAGCTTTTCAGATAGCCTCTCATCGCCAATGGTTATCTTCACAACCTCTTTTCCCCATTGAGATAGGTTCATATCATCAATACTTGTCTGACCAAAAGCTAATTTTGGAAAACCCTTGTCCAAATCCTTGTTGGCAATCTCTTTATCTTCCCATCTAATTGGAGGTGAAAAATTGTTTTTAGGGAAATCGACCAACTCCAAAGTATACTTAGCTATCATGGGCTCAACTTTTTCCTTGGTCTTTTCAGTGAAATCTCGGAAGAAATAGGTGTTTTTAAGTTCGCTTATGGTCTTAGTAAATTCAAAACCATCAGCACAGGTAAACTTAACCTGATAGTCCTTGTCAGTCTTTAGGTTATCCTTACCTATTAATTCGAATAGGTCATACCCCTTTACCTTGATGATCTTGTGGAAATATAGGCTATTGTTTCCAGAAAAATATCTTTCCACCATCTGATACTTATCCCAGTCGGATTCTGTAATTTTGACATCCTCATAAACTCCTGTACCTGTAATCAATAGTTCAACTGCTGCAGCTTCAACTATGTCCCCTAGAAAGGCAAATTTGGAAAGTAGCATCCCTATTATTAATAGGACTGAAAATAATCTATTTCTTTTACCTTTCATAGTTTACCTCCTTCCATTATGGATAAAGAGGGACAACCATTGTTTCCCTCTTCATCTATTTATTAAAACTATTTATTAAACAAGGCATTATATACTATTAAAGCTGCCTCTGCCCTAGTAACCACTTTTTTAGGTTCAAATTTTTCCTCAGCAACTCCCTTAAATACGCCTTGAGCATCTAACCACGCCACTTGGTTAGCTGCCCATGATGAAACTTCGTCCTTATCTTCAAAAGATGTTTTTTCCATTACAAACTTGTTCATCTTCTCCTGATCTACTAGACCAGCTAGTACAGCAGCCCTTCCCACAACAGCAGCTAATTCTTCTCTAGTTATTTCTTTATCTGGTCTGAAAGTTCCATCAGTATACCCCGTAAATAAGCCTTCTCTAACGGCTGCTTCTACATAAGGAGCAAACCAGTTTTCAGCTTTTACATCGGTAAAGTTTCCAGAATATTCCTCTAGTTCATAGCCTATAGCTTCAACTGCTATCTTGCAGAACTGAGCTCTTGTGAAAACATCACCTGGAGCAAATATATTATTACCTACTCCGCTTACAATTCCCCTCTTAGCAAGTTCATAGATGGCTGTTTCTGCAAATTTATACTCTTCTGTAATGTCGGTAAATACAATCTCCTCAATTTCTTTTACTGGCTCTATTTCCGGTTTTGTTAGTTCTTTAACCGATTCCTCTGCTTGTTCAATAGCTTCTCCTACAGTTATTCTTACTACCAATTTAAATACAGTACCAAATTCTCCTTCTTCTTTTAACTTTCTATAGATGACTATTTCCTCACTCTCTGGGTTATCGTCATTATCGATTGGCTCTCCATCAATCTCATAAGCTAAAACATATTTTAAATCTTGGTTTAATATATCTTGTAAAGTCTGTGGATCTATTGGATATCCATCTGATGCTTCAAAATTTACCAAAGCATTTTCAACAGTTAATCCAGCTACTTTCTCTAATATGTAAGCTAAGCTAACCCCTTTAACCTTTACAGACTTTTGACCCGATTTACTGTTGTATATGTATTCTTCATTAATTTGGGCTTCTTCTGGCATAGCTTTTAAATCATCAAGGCTAAATTCCAATTCCTTTTCCACACCTGGTCCTGAAATTTTAATGGCAAAAGCGTTAACATTACCTGCAAATACTATTCCTTGTGACAATATTAATACCATTGCCATAATAATTGAGACAATTTTGAATTTTTTGATAAACATAATACCTCCACCTTTCTAATTTATTTAAATTTAGTCAAAACTAAATTTAAAGCAAATAAAGGGAGAGGAAAAATTTAAAGCAGCATCCCAGATGGAAATGCCGCATCTTTAAACTTCTCCTTTCCACTGGGAGGCTTGACCGTTTCCAGTCAAACCCTATCGGCAAGTTGACCATAAATTTATAGTGTAAATTCCCAGGCCAAAATGCTCGGAGACTATGGAGCTATTCAACTATTCTACTTATTAATACTTTAACATACAAATCTTCCTATGTAAAGCTGTATAGTATCAAAATTATCCATAATATCAAACAGTGTTTATAAGATATTTTGGCAGTTTTAATCTTTTTCTAAATATGCTAAACTATTACTATATAGACAAATTGTAACGGGGTGTTTTTATTGAATAATCTATTTTTAACCGGAAGAATTGGAATAGGTAAATCTACAATATTAAAAAAGGTTTTAAATAATATAGACCTGTCCATCGGCGGCTATATTACAGAAAGAATATATGAAGGCTATTATAGACGATATATTGCGAAATCAGTAAAAAACCCTAATGAACAATATACAATAGTTAGATCTGATTCTAGGGATAACTCAAAGATATGGTTTCCTGAAGCTTTTGAAAAGGGGTTGGCACCACTCTTAGATAAAAGCCTAAAAAGTGACGATATTATAGTACTAGATGAATTAGGCTCATCAGAAAAGAATATAGATGTATTTACCTCTAAAATATTTGAATTATTGGATAGCCAAAAAATAGTATTTGGAGTTTTAAAGGATGAGGACTGTGAATTTTTGAACAATATTCGAAATAGGAAAGATGTAATGATAATTAGAATAACAGAGGGAAATAGAGATCATATTTGGCAGGAAATTATTAACACACTTAAAAATTTTATTTAAATATACTTAGCACTGTAATTCTCGGTCTATATATTTTTTTCTATATCAAATAACGTTAATAACTCCCTTAATGTGTTTAGTATAAAGTCAACATTTTATTTACATATTATTCTATTAATTGACTATAAAAAATACAGAGCATAAGGCTCCGTATTATTCATAGTCTAAAACATTATATGCAATATTGGCGCTGTTATAAGTATGGATAATATAACCCTTTCTATCCATATTATGATAATATCTTTTAATGAAATTGGTATTTTGGTACCCATAATGCATGGTATTGAAGCAGAAAAGAATAATATCTCAGATACACTCACTATGGCTATAAGAAATCTAGTGATAATAGGAGCTTCTGTTACAATTAATGCTGGTAGAAACATCTCTGCTATACTAAGAGCCATTGCTTTAGCTGATAATAGTGGCTCAGGTACTCTTGTGATAAGGGTAAATGGATAGAATATATATCCAACTATATCAAACAAGGGCGTATATTCAGCTAGAACTACCCCTATAACACCAATGGACATTAGCAATGGCCCAATTGATAAAGCTAGTATAACTCCAGATTTCAGATTATCCAATGTACTTTGCACAACAGTTGGGGCATTATCAAAGGCCTCCATCCCCTCTTCTAATGCCAGCTTAAACCTATTACCAGTATATAATTCTTCTGGATATCCTTCCTGATTATTATAATATGTGTCTGGCTTCTTGTTTAAAGGATAAAGTCTTGCTGTTATAGCTGTTACAATAAATGTAATAATCAATGTTAACCAGAAATATAAGAGCCATTGATCCATAATACCTAAAGTTTTAGCCACTATAATCATAAAGGTGG is part of the Tepidimicrobium xylanilyticum genome and encodes:
- a CDS encoding nucleoside-triphosphatase; this translates as MNNLFLTGRIGIGKSTILKKVLNNIDLSIGGYITERIYEGYYRRYIAKSVKNPNEQYTIVRSDSRDNSKIWFPEAFEKGLAPLLDKSLKSDDIIVLDELGSSEKNIDVFTSKIFELLDSQKIVFGVLKDEDCEFLNNIRNRKDVMIIRITEGNRDHIWQEIINTLKNFI
- a CDS encoding YjiH family protein; this encodes MAENRYDGIKIFKFILYAAIGIFMFFVPIKVNGNSSIPLDHIVNYIKTLPYFEPVYSGLIVTVGGILPFVNKTWNKDKTTAVFSLIKILGIVFILMGISNRGPAFLMAEGVIPFIYSKIVIPVITIVPIGSIFLAFLVNYGLMEFVGVFMQPIMKPIWKTPGRSAIDAVASFVGSYSLALLITDKVYQEGKYTGKEAAIIATGFSTVSATFMIIVAKTLGIMDQWLLYFWLTLIITFIVTAITARLYPLNKKPDTYYNNQEGYPEELYTGNRFKLALEEGMEAFDNAPTVVQSTLDNLKSGVILALSIGPLLMSIGVIGVVLAEYTPLFDIVGYIFYPFTLITRVPEPLLSAKAMALSIAEMFLPALIVTEAPIITRFLIAIVSVSEILFFSASIPCIMGTKIPISLKDIIIIWIERVILSILITAPILHIMF
- a CDS encoding S-layer homology domain-containing protein, yielding MFIKKFKIVSIIMAMVLILSQGIVFAGNVNAFAIKISGPGVEKELEFSLDDLKAMPEEAQINEEYIYNSKSGQKSVKVKGVSLAYILEKVAGLTVENALVNFEASDGYPIDPQTLQDILNQDLKYVLAYEIDGEPIDNDDNPESEEIVIYRKLKEEGEFGTVFKLVVRITVGEAIEQAEESVKELTKPEIEPVKEIEEIVFTDITEEYKFAETAIYELAKRGIVSGVGNNIFAPGDVFTRAQFCKIAVEAIGYELEEYSGNFTDVKAENWFAPYVEAAVREGLFTGYTDGTFRPDKEITREELAAVVGRAAVLAGLVDQEKMNKFVMEKTSFEDKDEVSSWAANQVAWLDAQGVFKGVAEEKFEPKKVVTRAEAALIVYNALFNK